CGGACGTCGCTCCACGCTCCACGCTCCACGTTCCACGCTCCACGCTCCCCACTCGCTTCAGGGAGTGACGCTGCCGAAGTAGACCTCGAGGTTCGTCGGGAGCGCGCCGTAGGTCCGGCCGGGGCCCGTCCACGTCATGCCCGCGGTCGTCGGGAGCGAGACGATGCCGTCGTAGTCGCCGATGAACGGGCGGATGCCGGCCCCGTCGGGGACGCCGTACTGCGACGGATCCCAGCCCGACTTCGTGACGCGCTGCGTCGCCCACGTCGCGCCGCCGTCGCTGCTGGTGAGGTACGTGACGTCGAACAGGGTGTTGCGCGTCCAGCTCCGGTCGTTGGCCATGAGGTCGATGCGGCCGGAGCCCGGCTCGATGCTCATCTCGACGTTGATCCGGTCACCGGCGCCGGGCGCGACGACCTGCGGCGCGGTCCACCGCGTGAGGTCGGACACGCTCGCCGACGTGAGGAGGATCTGCGCGCGGCCGCCGACGATGTCGGTGTAGGCGACGTACAGGCGCCGGCGCGTCGGATCGAACGCGGGGGCCGGGTACGAGCCGGGTCCGCGGAACTGACTGCCCGAGATGTTGAAGCAGTACGGTGGGAAGAGACACACCGGGTTCTCGAACGTGCCGAAGCGGACCGGCGCGCTCCACGTCGCGCCGCGGTCGGTGGACTGGCTGACGAACATCGCCGTGCCCTTGCCGCCCTGCACCGAGTTGTCGAACGTGAGATACGCGACGCCGGTGCGCGGGTCGGTGACGATGCGCTGGTCCTGGTCGCTGCGCACGGAGCCGCTCGTCACCTTCACGGGCGTGGAGAACGACCGTCCGCCGTCGACCGACGTCGCGACGTACACGGGCGACCGCGAGCCGTAGCCGTTGAACTGCGCCCACGTGACGTAGATGGTCCCGTCCGTCGCGACGTGGATCGCCTCGTGATCGGGGAACTGGCCGGTGGATCCGCGCGCGTGGCCGTCGCCGTTGAACGCGCTGACGAGCGTGAGCGGCTGCGCGCCGCCGGTCGTCCACGTGCGGCCGCCGTCGGTGGAGCGGCTGAGGAGGAGTGCGACGCCGTACGGCGGCGTC
The window above is part of the Gemmatirosa kalamazoonensis genome. Proteins encoded here:
- a CDS encoding sialidase family protein → MTSHPPLARRIQQLGTLGLCVSLGACALGIDDPSVPRAPAAPSYAAGGGGPSFVVDVSNDTTAQNETPLAVNPLDPANMITGNNDWNYNDGCGVNATFDGGRSWTRTLPNGFVPGITKYTNDPFVAGTGLYDYGGDPAVAFGPDGTAYFACFGYQGTPPYGVALLLSRSTDGGRTWTTGGAQPLTLVSAFNGDGHARGSTGQFPDHEAIHVATDGTIYVTWAQFNGYGSRSPVYVATSVDGGRSFSTPVKVTSGSVRSDQDQRIVTDPRTGVAYLTFDNSVQGGKGTAMFVSQSTDRGATWSAPVRFGTFENPVCLFPPYCFNISGSQFRGPGSYPAPAFDPTRRRLYVAYTDIVGGRAQILLTSASVSDLTRWTAPQVVAPGAGDRINVEMSIEPGSGRIDLMANDRSWTRNTLFDVTYLTSSDGGATWATQRVTKSGWDPSQYGVPDGAGIRPFIGDYDGIVSLPTTAGMTWTGPGRTYGALPTNLEVYFGSVTP